The Natator depressus isolate rNatDep1 chromosome 8, rNatDep2.hap1, whole genome shotgun sequence genome window below encodes:
- the C8H1orf146 gene encoding protein SPO16 homolog, whose protein sequence is MTPVTMAESGGQEKARWITTVIMSSALQSHEVSASLQSQHHRVRYSDSVENGSMIFSLSGIAFLLADTQDVFKTGGELFLVRTEKFINIHRNSFLLLSAALHGPKEWDLIFRIQKRFLGSNLRVIPVHNTAEIVKLMLTIAKITCKPQIDNIRYRMLMAKAQIIDQSPVWKMLHKIQLDCN, encoded by the exons ATGACCCCTGTGACAATGGCAGAAAGTGGTGGGCAGGAAAAGGCAAGATGGATCACAACTGTTATCATGAGTTCAGCTCTCCAG agTCATGAAGTTTCAGCATCTCTACAGAGTCAACACCACAGAGTTCGATATTCAGATTCGGTGGAAAATGGATCCATGATTTTTTCTCTTTCCG GCATTGCATTTCTATTGGCAGACACACAAGACGTGTTTAAGACAGGAGGAGAACTGTTTTTAGTCAGAACTGAGAAGTTCATAAACATTCATCGGAATAGTTTTTTGCTTTTGTCAGCTGCCTTGCATGGACCAAAAGAATGGGATTTAATATTCAGGATTCAGAAAAG ATTCCTGGGCAGTAATTTACGTGTAATTCCAGTTCATAACACTGCTGAAATAGTTAAACTCATGCTAACTATAGCCAAG atcACCTGCAAACCACAAATAGACAACATTCGCTACAGAATGCTAATGGCAAAAGCCCAGATCATAGACCAGAGTCCAGTTTGGAAAATGCTTCACAAGATCCAGTTGGATTGTAACTAA